A part of Rickettsia canadensis str. McKiel genomic DNA contains:
- a CDS encoding polysaccharide biosynthesis protein yields the protein MFVDKTLMITGGTGSFGNAVLSRFIESDIINDIKEIRIFSRDEKKQEDMRIALSNPKLKFYIGDVRNYKSVDEAMHGVDYVFHAAALKQVPTCEFYPMEAINTNVLGAENVLSAAIKNKVAKVVVLSTDKAVYPVNVMGLSKALMEKLAIAKARMRSMNETVLCVTRYGNVMASRGSVIPLFINQIKQGKELTITEPSMTRFLMSLVDSVNLVLYAFEHGRQGDIFVQKSPASTIAVLAKALQDIFGSKNKIRFIGTRHGEKHYESLVSSEDMAKAEDLGDYYRIPMDGRDLNYAKYFVEGEKKVALLDDYTSHNTRRLNLEEVKELLLTLNYVQEELKNA from the coding sequence ATGTTTGTAGATAAAACTTTAATGATTACGGGAGGTACCGGTTCGTTTGGTAATGCGGTACTTTCTCGTTTTATTGAATCCGATATTATTAACGATATTAAAGAAATTAGAATTTTCAGTAGGGATGAAAAAAAGCAAGAAGATATGCGTATTGCTTTAAGTAATCCAAAACTTAAATTCTATATCGGAGATGTGCGTAATTATAAAAGTGTTGATGAGGCGATGCATGGTGTAGATTACGTATTTCATGCAGCAGCTTTAAAACAAGTTCCGACTTGTGAATTTTATCCTATGGAAGCAATCAATACTAATGTGTTAGGTGCTGAAAATGTTTTAAGTGCAGCCATTAAGAACAAAGTTGCAAAAGTTGTAGTTCTTAGTACAGATAAAGCCGTATATCCAGTTAATGTGATGGGATTATCTAAAGCGTTAATGGAGAAATTAGCAATAGCAAAAGCACGTATGCGTTCAATGAATGAAACAGTGCTATGTGTTACTAGATACGGTAATGTTATGGCCTCTAGAGGTTCGGTAATTCCTCTTTTTATCAATCAAATAAAACAAGGTAAGGAATTAACCATTACTGAACCGTCAATGACACGTTTTTTAATGTCGTTAGTAGATTCGGTAAATTTGGTTTTATATGCGTTTGAGCATGGTCGTCAGGGTGATATTTTTGTACAAAAATCTCCTGCAAGTACAATTGCAGTACTTGCAAAAGCGTTACAAGATATATTCGGTAGCAAAAATAAAATACGCTTTATCGGTACACGTCATGGAGAGAAGCATTATGAATCGTTAGTATCATCTGAAGATATGGCAAAGGCTGAAGATTTAGGCGATTATTATCGTATTCCTATGGATGGACGTGATCTTAATTATGCAAAATATTTTGTTGAAGGTGAAAAGAAAGTAGCACTTTTAGATGATTATACTTCGCATAATACAAGACGTTTAAATTTAGAAGAAGTAAAGGAGTTATTACTGACTCTTAATTATGTACAAGAGGAGCTCAAAAATGCTTAA